Proteins encoded together in one Halorubellus sp. JP-L1 window:
- a CDS encoding formate/nitrite transporter family protein yields the protein MSEREDEDSRNEVRDSLDRAASGAPAAGWAVRDRFSANEIYERILASATEEIAASKQRLFFSGLAAGFAITLTFLGHTVGTDMFPENRFLGAILYPIGFLYIILGHYQLYTENTLPPVALVLSRLASIPLLLRVWGIVLFGNVVGAGLGAYLLAQGGIFSPEALQTGTTFVSNGLDHGWWTVFNRALVAGWLVAGVVWLDHAAQDTISRLVIIYISFYLIAATDLYHVITAACEVFYFLILTDSGAFAVGIEYWLPVMLGNTIGGVILLTLVNYAQTEQSRYPDIRELTLREVLLSWRGGVETSPPSSASDTTDSEHE from the coding sequence ATGAGCGAGCGTGAGGACGAGGATTCACGTAACGAGGTTCGCGACTCACTCGACCGTGCCGCATCCGGCGCACCGGCGGCCGGGTGGGCTGTTCGGGACCGGTTCTCGGCGAACGAGATCTACGAACGGATTCTGGCGAGTGCGACCGAAGAGATCGCGGCCAGCAAACAGCGGCTCTTTTTCAGCGGCCTGGCGGCCGGATTCGCCATCACCCTCACGTTCCTCGGGCACACTGTCGGTACGGATATGTTTCCCGAAAACCGGTTCCTGGGCGCGATCCTGTATCCGATCGGATTCCTCTATATCATCCTCGGTCACTACCAACTGTATACCGAAAACACGCTCCCACCCGTTGCGTTGGTTCTCTCTCGACTCGCCAGCATTCCGTTACTACTTCGCGTCTGGGGTATCGTCCTGTTCGGCAACGTGGTCGGAGCGGGACTCGGTGCATACCTCCTGGCACAGGGGGGGATATTCTCGCCAGAAGCGCTCCAGACCGGTACGACGTTCGTCAGTAATGGACTCGACCACGGGTGGTGGACAGTCTTCAACCGGGCGCTCGTAGCTGGATGGTTGGTCGCCGGGGTGGTATGGCTCGATCACGCAGCACAGGATACGATTTCCCGGCTGGTCATCATCTATATCTCCTTCTACCTGATCGCTGCAACGGATCTCTACCACGTCATAACGGCTGCGTGCGAAGTGTTCTATTTCCTGATTCTCACCGACTCCGGGGCGTTCGCCGTCGGCATCGAGTACTGGCTTCCGGTGATGCTGGGCAACACTATCGGCGGCGTGATTCTTCTCACCCTGGTAAACTACGCACAGACCGAACAATCACGCTATCCCGACATTCGGGAGCTCACGCTCCGAGAGGTCCTGCTCAGTTGGCGCGGTGGGGTCGAGACATCGCCTCCGTCATCGGCATCAGATACCACGGACTCTGAACACGAATGA
- a CDS encoding alanyl-tRNA editing protein: MTERRYLQDASVREFDATVTAVRGDAVVLDATHFYPTGGGQPHDTGVLRTDDDAYDVVDVDLTDELEHHLDLDGSDDDGGGADADRDDAKLDLAPGDTVVGVVDDARRSAHSRYHTAQHLLSAVLLDEYDARTTGNQLYEDRARLDCEYERFDDDDLDAIESRLSELVAADHPVRWYEMDRDVADAELDTDRTRIDLLPESITELRIVEIGGDGPRGHCEPADAADEPIDRTACAGTHVTGTGEIGDVTVTGRETAGSGEERIRFVLE, encoded by the coding sequence GTGACCGAGCGACGTTACCTCCAGGATGCGAGCGTCCGCGAGTTCGACGCGACAGTGACGGCCGTCCGCGGGGACGCGGTCGTCCTCGACGCGACCCACTTCTATCCGACTGGCGGCGGCCAGCCCCACGACACGGGCGTGCTCCGCACCGACGACGACGCGTACGACGTCGTCGACGTGGATCTCACGGACGAACTCGAGCACCACCTCGACCTCGACGGATCCGACGACGACGGCGGCGGAGCCGACGCCGACCGCGACGACGCGAAACTCGACCTCGCGCCGGGCGATACCGTCGTCGGCGTCGTCGACGACGCGCGCCGGAGCGCGCACTCGCGGTACCACACCGCCCAGCACCTGCTCTCGGCGGTGCTCCTCGACGAGTACGACGCCCGGACCACCGGCAATCAGCTCTACGAGGACCGCGCGCGGCTGGACTGCGAGTACGAGCGCTTCGACGACGACGACCTCGACGCGATCGAGTCCCGGCTCAGCGAACTCGTCGCGGCCGACCACCCCGTGCGATGGTACGAGATGGACCGCGACGTCGCCGACGCGGAACTCGACACCGACCGGACGCGCATCGACCTGCTCCCCGAGAGCATCACCGAACTCCGCATCGTCGAGATCGGCGGCGACGGTCCACGCGGGCACTGCGAGCCCGCCGACGCCGCCGACGAGCCCATCGATCGGACGGCGTGTGCCGGCACGCACGTCACCGGCACCGGCGAGATCGGCGACGTGACCGTCACGGGCCGCGAGACCGCCGGAAGCGGCGAGGAACGTATCCGGTTCGTACTCGAGTAG
- a CDS encoding cold-shock protein, producing the protein MAEGKVDFFNDTGGYGFISTDDDSVDDDEDVFFHMEDVGGPDLEEGQEVEFDIESSPKGPRATNLVRK; encoded by the coding sequence ATGGCAGAAGGTAAGGTTGACTTCTTCAACGACACGGGCGGCTACGGTTTCATTTCGACTGACGACGACAGCGTCGACGACGACGAGGACGTTTTCTTCCACATGGAGGACGTTGGCGGGCCTGACCTCGAGGAGGGGCAGGAGGTCGAGTTCGATATCGAGTCCTCGCCGAAGGGACCGCGCGCGACGAACCTCGTTCGCAAGTAA
- a CDS encoding GNAT family N-acetyltransferase: MYVRDAKNRDEVWLLDRIEEMGLDDTAFRSRDYVIAVDEGSDERAGFGRIRVHKADERERTQSGRTDRAPADVCEMTSIGVLDGWREQGVGAHVVERLVEYASDEEFEVVYALTDEASYLAQFGFESMPAEELPEALGERLAEKRDGVAPDATPMRLDVDAFSVPESFRERFKTANKDEEPPDADESAEDFGIDEETATYKYDTGR, translated from the coding sequence ATGTACGTCCGGGACGCGAAGAACAGGGACGAGGTCTGGTTGCTCGACCGCATCGAGGAGATGGGGCTCGACGACACGGCGTTCCGGTCGCGCGACTACGTCATCGCGGTCGACGAGGGGTCGGACGAGCGCGCGGGCTTCGGACGCATCCGCGTGCACAAGGCCGACGAGCGCGAGCGCACGCAGAGCGGGCGGACGGACCGGGCGCCCGCGGACGTCTGCGAGATGACGAGCATCGGCGTGCTCGACGGCTGGCGCGAGCAGGGCGTCGGCGCGCACGTCGTGGAGCGCCTCGTTGAGTACGCGAGCGACGAGGAATTCGAAGTGGTGTACGCGTTGACGGACGAGGCGTCGTACCTCGCGCAGTTCGGGTTCGAGTCGATGCCCGCCGAGGAGCTACCGGAGGCGCTCGGGGAGCGGCTGGCGGAGAAGCGCGATGGCGTGGCGCCGGACGCGACGCCGATGCGACTCGACGTCGACGCGTTCTCGGTCCCAGAGTCGTTCCGCGAGCGATTCAAGACCGCGAACAAGGACGAGGAGCCGCCGGACGCCGACGAATCCGCGGAGGACTTCGGGATCGACGAGGAGACGGCGACGTACAAGTACGACACCGGCCGGTAA
- a CDS encoding helix-turn-helix domain-containing protein produces the protein MTRIAEFALPTSEFPLGVAFEVRPDATLELDRVVPNEDTVMPYFWVYDPESDLDAFARAFADLPELRSVTLMEDLGDRGLFRAEWNPEYLGIMRAIATSDLTVVSATGSLDGWRFELRAQSADQLSAFQASCDATDVRASLVRLHHLSEVTPGQSYGLTDEQREALVLAYENGYYRSPSEVSLADLASEVGITGQSFGSRLRRGTHRLVEHTLVDGPDET, from the coding sequence GTGACGAGAATCGCCGAGTTCGCGCTCCCGACGTCGGAATTCCCGCTGGGCGTCGCGTTCGAGGTGCGGCCGGACGCGACGCTCGAACTCGACCGCGTAGTGCCGAACGAGGATACGGTGATGCCGTACTTCTGGGTGTACGACCCCGAGTCGGACCTGGATGCCTTCGCAAGGGCGTTCGCGGACCTCCCCGAGCTCCGGTCGGTGACGCTGATGGAGGACCTCGGCGACCGCGGACTGTTCCGCGCTGAGTGGAACCCGGAGTACCTGGGGATCATGCGCGCGATCGCGACGTCCGACCTCACGGTCGTGTCAGCGACCGGCAGTCTCGACGGCTGGCGGTTCGAGCTCCGAGCGCAGTCGGCCGACCAGCTCTCCGCGTTCCAGGCGTCCTGCGACGCCACCGACGTCCGGGCGTCGCTCGTGCGCCTCCATCACCTCTCCGAGGTGACGCCCGGGCAGTCGTACGGGTTGACCGACGAGCAACGCGAGGCGCTCGTGCTCGCGTACGAGAACGGGTACTATCGGAGTCCCAGCGAGGTTTCGCTCGCGGACCTCGCGAGCGAGGTCGGCATCACCGGGCAGTCGTTCGGGTCGCGGCTCCGGCGCGGGACGCATCGACTCGTCGAGCACACGCTCGTCGACGGCCCGGACGAGACGTGA
- a CDS encoding DUF3179 domain-containing (seleno)protein: protein MNVIDVLPRDAIPSVDDPTYEPVAEYANDRDDEVVVVDSVASATRRADGTASGGSVDGDPVRAYPVRYLHYHEICNAEVDGRAIAVTWCPLCGSAVVYDRTVETPDGERVLEFGVSGTLADDDLVMYDRETDSEWKQSAGVAISGALEGTELDVLPAAMTTVGAFADANPDGEVLVAPGGESEAASDTDDPAAIDYDATPYESYFEMDGFGLAAHRGTGDERDWEREDLDPKTVVIGVERDGDALGFALDRLEANGSVAHATVGDADVVAFATPDGVHAYENPGFGFDRTAEPGTYRADGARWKGATGKSDDARELERLPARRLFAFAWQDDHGPDAFWTAG, encoded by the coding sequence ATGAACGTCATCGACGTCCTCCCGCGGGACGCCATCCCGAGCGTGGACGACCCGACGTACGAGCCGGTCGCGGAGTACGCCAACGACCGCGACGACGAGGTCGTGGTCGTCGACAGCGTCGCGTCGGCGACGCGACGAGCAGACGGAACCGCGAGCGGCGGTTCCGTCGACGGCGACCCGGTGCGCGCGTACCCGGTCCGATACCTCCACTACCACGAGATCTGTAACGCCGAGGTCGACGGCCGGGCGATCGCGGTGACGTGGTGTCCGCTCTGCGGGAGCGCCGTCGTCTACGACAGGACCGTCGAGACGCCCGACGGCGAACGCGTCCTCGAGTTCGGCGTGAGCGGGACGCTCGCGGACGACGACCTCGTGATGTACGACCGCGAGACCGACAGCGAGTGGAAGCAGTCGGCGGGCGTCGCCATCTCGGGGGCGCTCGAGGGCACGGAACTGGACGTCCTCCCGGCGGCGATGACGACCGTCGGCGCGTTCGCGGACGCGAACCCGGACGGCGAGGTGCTCGTCGCCCCCGGCGGGGAGAGCGAGGCCGCGAGCGACACCGACGACCCCGCCGCGATCGACTACGACGCCACGCCGTACGAGTCGTACTTCGAGATGGACGGGTTCGGGCTCGCCGCGCACCGCGGAACCGGCGACGAACGCGACTGGGAGCGCGAGGACCTCGACCCGAAGACCGTCGTCATCGGCGTCGAACGCGACGGCGACGCACTCGGGTTCGCGCTCGACCGCCTGGAGGCGAACGGGAGCGTCGCGCACGCCACCGTCGGCGACGCCGACGTCGTCGCGTTCGCCACCCCCGACGGCGTCCACGCCTACGAGAACCCCGGATTCGGATTCGACCGCACCGCCGAACCCGGCACGTACCGCGCCGACGGTGCACGCTGGAAGGGAGCGACAGGAAAGAGCGACGACGCCCGCGAACTCGAGCGCCTCCCAGCGCGCCGCCTGTTCGCGTTCGCCTGGCAAGACGACCACGGCCCCGACGCCTTCTGGACGGCCGGCTGA
- a CDS encoding acyl-CoA dehydrogenase, protein MDFSLSPEQKQIRDMVSEFVDEEVVPQAAEIDETDEFPRDLVDDMAELGLMGMPFPEEYGGAGLDYHSYAIGIEEISRGSGGLGTVVAAHISLAGNMLYEFGSDAQKEQYLTPLAEGEDVGAFALSEAGAGSDVPAMDTTAERDGDGYVIDGGKLWISNGSVADTITVFAKTDPDAGNKGISSFVVRPEEDDGFVVEGTEDKLGDKGCPTAELRFDDCYVPEDRLIGDEGRGFVQALKTLNGGRITIAARGVGIARAALDQAVDYAGEREQFDQPIGEFQSIKHKLADMDTKVQAAKMLMHKAADKKIRGEDFIKEAAQAKLYASEISREVANEGIQIHGGYGYTKDFPAERFYRDAKLNEIYEGTSEILRNTIGDHVQQ, encoded by the coding sequence ATGGACTTCAGTCTCTCCCCGGAGCAGAAGCAGATCCGAGACATGGTCTCGGAGTTCGTCGACGAGGAGGTCGTCCCGCAGGCCGCCGAGATCGACGAGACCGACGAGTTCCCGCGGGACCTCGTCGACGACATGGCGGAACTCGGCCTGATGGGGATGCCGTTCCCCGAGGAGTACGGCGGCGCCGGCCTGGACTATCACTCCTACGCCATCGGCATCGAGGAGATTTCGCGGGGCAGCGGCGGCCTCGGCACCGTCGTCGCGGCGCACATCTCGCTCGCGGGGAATATGCTCTACGAGTTCGGGAGCGACGCCCAGAAGGAGCAGTACCTGACGCCGCTCGCCGAAGGCGAAGACGTCGGCGCGTTCGCGCTCAGCGAAGCCGGCGCCGGGAGCGACGTCCCCGCGATGGACACGACCGCCGAGCGCGACGGCGACGGCTACGTCATCGACGGCGGGAAGCTCTGGATCTCGAACGGCTCCGTCGCCGACACCATCACGGTTTTCGCGAAGACGGACCCCGACGCCGGCAACAAGGGCATCTCCTCCTTCGTCGTCCGCCCCGAGGAGGACGACGGCTTCGTCGTCGAGGGCACGGAGGACAAACTCGGCGACAAGGGCTGTCCGACCGCCGAACTCCGCTTCGACGACTGCTACGTCCCCGAGGACCGCCTCATCGGCGACGAAGGCCGCGGGTTCGTGCAGGCACTCAAGACGCTGAACGGTGGCCGCATCACGATCGCGGCACGCGGCGTCGGCATCGCGCGCGCCGCCCTCGACCAGGCCGTCGACTACGCCGGGGAGCGCGAGCAGTTCGACCAGCCCATCGGCGAGTTCCAGAGCATCAAGCACAAGCTCGCGGACATGGACACGAAGGTCCAGGCCGCGAAGATGCTCATGCACAAAGCCGCGGACAAGAAGATCCGCGGCGAGGACTTCATCAAGGAGGCCGCGCAGGCGAAGCTGTACGCGAGCGAGATCAGTCGCGAGGTCGCGAACGAAGGCATCCAGATCCACGGCGGCTACGGGTACACGAAGGACTTCCCCGCCGAGCGCTTCTACCGGGACGCGAAACTCAACGAGATCTACGAGGGCACGAGCGAGATCCTCCGAAACACCATCGGCGACCACGTCCAGCAGTAG
- a CDS encoding DUF5786 family protein encodes MGFGSYDESEQKDDDTDIEENDAVNVHESEHDGDVSFESDLSNEELVDQLSHMKDGDDE; translated from the coding sequence ATGGGTTTTGGTAGCTACGACGAATCCGAGCAGAAGGACGACGACACCGACATCGAGGAGAACGACGCGGTCAACGTCCACGAGAGCGAGCACGACGGCGACGTCTCCTTCGAGTCCGACCTCTCGAACGAGGAGCTCGTCGATCAGCTCTCGCACATGAAGGACGGCGACGACGAGTAA
- a CDS encoding HalOD1 output domain-containing protein — MHSGNDVAFEPLQTADLAVDVEYDPEADAYRTDFDPAERSTSEAVVEAVAAATRTDVLSLPPLHSVVDADALDGLFAAIPGERLRFGRTAFEYAGCAISVSGSGDLLVEVDGTVEDV, encoded by the coding sequence ATGCATTCAGGGAACGACGTCGCATTCGAGCCGTTACAGACCGCGGATTTGGCGGTCGACGTGGAGTACGACCCCGAAGCGGACGCGTACCGGACCGATTTCGACCCGGCCGAGCGGTCGACGAGCGAGGCCGTCGTGGAGGCTGTCGCGGCGGCGACGCGGACGGATGTGCTCTCGCTCCCGCCGCTTCACTCCGTCGTGGACGCCGATGCACTGGACGGACTGTTCGCGGCGATTCCCGGGGAGCGGCTCCGGTTCGGGCGGACGGCGTTCGAGTACGCGGGGTGTGCGATCTCGGTGAGTGGCTCGGGCGACCTCCTCGTCGAGGTCGATGGCACCGTCGAGGACGTGTAG
- a CDS encoding aminotransferase class V-fold PLP-dependent enzyme translates to MHPSAIREDTPALRETTYLNTGASGPSPRRVVDAVEASYEHHEFETPATDGMYEPAFALFEDVRETVAAHVDADPVEVALTGSTTDGIGRLPLAMDWDSDDVVVRTDAEHAAGILPWRRLRDEYGVEVRVVETDAGRIDPDEWAAAVDGATLATFSSICWTSGVLAPVRELTEIAQDAGARVLVDAVQSTGQHAFSVHEWGADAVAGSAHKWLLGPWGAGYLYVDESFAETLEPVQLGYRNLVDPYADPYEYEAGAKRFEFGTVAPAPYAGLKEAIEMMEAVGLDVVESHNADLTDYLKAELGDDRLVSPREYHSGLVSWHDPDPEATVERAADAGVQIRSIPTAGVVRASLHVYNTKDDVDRLLDVV, encoded by the coding sequence ATGCATCCCTCCGCGATCCGCGAGGACACGCCGGCGCTGCGGGAGACGACGTACCTGAACACGGGCGCGAGCGGCCCGAGCCCGCGTCGCGTCGTGGACGCCGTCGAGGCGTCCTACGAGCACCACGAGTTCGAGACGCCAGCGACCGACGGCATGTACGAACCCGCGTTCGCGCTATTCGAGGACGTCCGCGAGACCGTCGCCGCACACGTCGACGCGGACCCCGTCGAGGTCGCGCTCACGGGGAGTACGACCGACGGCATCGGTCGACTCCCGCTCGCGATGGACTGGGACTCCGACGACGTCGTGGTGCGAACTGACGCCGAGCACGCCGCCGGCATCCTCCCCTGGCGCCGGCTCCGCGACGAGTACGGCGTCGAAGTGCGCGTCGTCGAGACCGACGCCGGCCGCATCGACCCCGACGAGTGGGCCGCGGCAGTCGACGGCGCGACGCTCGCGACGTTCTCCTCGATCTGCTGGACGAGCGGCGTGCTCGCGCCCGTCAGAGAACTGACCGAGATCGCGCAGGACGCCGGTGCGCGCGTGCTCGTCGACGCCGTCCAGTCGACCGGCCAGCACGCCTTCTCCGTCCACGAGTGGGGCGCGGACGCCGTCGCCGGCTCCGCGCACAAGTGGCTGCTCGGGCCGTGGGGCGCGGGCTACCTCTACGTCGACGAATCGTTCGCGGAGACGCTCGAACCCGTCCAGCTCGGCTACCGGAACCTCGTCGACCCCTACGCGGACCCCTACGAGTACGAAGCGGGCGCAAAGCGCTTCGAGTTCGGGACCGTCGCACCGGCACCGTACGCCGGCCTCAAGGAAGCCATCGAGATGATGGAAGCGGTCGGATTGGACGTCGTCGAATCCCACAATGCCGACCTCACGGACTACCTCAAGGCCGAACTCGGCGACGACCGCCTCGTCTCCCCGCGCGAGTACCACTCCGGCCTCGTCTCCTGGCACGACCCAGACCCGGAGGCGACCGTCGAGCGCGCCGCCGACGCGGGCGTCCAGATTCGCTCGATCCCGACCGCGGGCGTCGTCCGCGCGAGCCTCCACGTCTACAACACGAAAGACGACGTCGACAGACTCCTCGACGTCGTCTAG
- a CDS encoding methylmalonyl-CoA mutase, which translates to MFDQDDLEAIREGREDWAAEDVDPVLDRFGERKDAFTTDTGGHEVDRLYTPNDVANLDYEEDLGFPGREPYTRGVYSTGYRGRLWTMRQYAGMGTPAETNERFNYLMDEGQTGLSMAFDLPTQMGRDSDDEMAAGEVGKSGVAIDTLADMETVFEGIPLDEVSTSMTINAPASVLLAMYIAVGDQQGVDREQLRGTIQNDVLKEYIARNTYIYPPGPSMRIITDIFEFCAAETPKFNTISISGYHIREAGSTAAQELAFTLGDGIEYVEAALDAGLDVDEFAPQLSFFFNAHNNVFEEVAKFRAARRMWAKIMEERFDADSEKSKQLKFHTQTAGSMLTAQQIENNVVRVAYQALAAVLGGTQSLHTNGKDEALSLPTEKSVRTALRTQQILAHESGAADTIDPLAGSYYVESLTDEIEAEAFELLDEVDERGGMLDAVESQWVQRQIQDVAFDRQQEIESGERIIVGVNEFEVDEEPEMDVEEVEPEQERRQVESLAETKAARDDEAVDAALAALEDAAASDENVMPYIVDAVKAYASVGEICDVMRGVFGEYQPGSAL; encoded by the coding sequence ATGTTCGACCAGGACGACCTCGAAGCGATACGGGAGGGCCGCGAGGACTGGGCGGCGGAGGACGTCGACCCCGTCCTGGATCGCTTCGGCGAGCGAAAGGACGCGTTCACGACGGACACGGGCGGGCACGAGGTCGATCGGCTGTACACGCCGAACGACGTCGCGAATCTCGACTACGAGGAGGACCTCGGGTTCCCGGGCCGGGAGCCGTACACGCGCGGCGTGTACTCGACGGGCTACCGCGGGCGCCTGTGGACGATGCGGCAGTACGCTGGGATGGGGACGCCCGCGGAGACGAACGAGCGCTTCAACTACCTCATGGACGAGGGCCAGACGGGGCTGTCGATGGCGTTCGACCTGCCGACGCAGATGGGGCGGGATAGCGACGACGAGATGGCCGCGGGCGAGGTCGGGAAGTCCGGGGTCGCGATCGACACGCTCGCGGACATGGAGACGGTGTTCGAGGGCATTCCCCTCGACGAGGTGTCGACGTCGATGACGATCAACGCGCCCGCGTCGGTCCTCCTGGCAATGTACATCGCGGTCGGCGACCAGCAGGGCGTCGACCGCGAACAGCTCCGCGGAACCATCCAGAACGACGTGCTGAAGGAGTACATCGCGCGGAACACGTACATCTATCCGCCGGGGCCGTCGATGCGGATCATCACGGACATCTTCGAGTTCTGCGCCGCGGAGACGCCGAAGTTCAACACGATCTCCATCTCCGGCTACCACATCCGCGAGGCCGGGTCGACGGCCGCCCAGGAGCTCGCGTTCACGCTCGGGGACGGCATCGAGTACGTCGAGGCGGCGCTCGACGCGGGCCTGGACGTCGACGAGTTCGCGCCCCAGCTCTCCTTCTTCTTCAACGCGCACAACAACGTGTTCGAGGAGGTCGCGAAGTTCCGCGCCGCCCGTCGGATGTGGGCGAAGATCATGGAGGAGCGCTTCGACGCGGACAGCGAGAAGTCGAAGCAGTTGAAGTTCCACACGCAGACCGCGGGGTCGATGCTGACCGCCCAACAGATCGAGAACAACGTCGTCCGCGTCGCCTACCAGGCGCTCGCGGCCGTCCTGGGTGGGACCCAGTCGCTACACACGAACGGGAAGGACGAGGCGCTGTCGCTGCCGACGGAGAAGTCCGTGCGGACCGCGCTGCGCACCCAGCAGATTCTCGCGCACGAGTCCGGGGCGGCGGACACTATCGACCCGCTCGCTGGCAGTTACTACGTCGAGAGCCTGACGGACGAGATCGAGGCGGAGGCGTTCGAGCTCCTCGACGAGGTCGACGAGCGCGGCGGGATGCTTGACGCGGTGGAGTCCCAGTGGGTGCAGCGCCAGATCCAGGACGTGGCGTTCGACCGCCAGCAGGAGATCGAGAGCGGCGAGCGCATCATCGTGGGCGTGAACGAGTTCGAGGTCGACGAGGAGCCCGAGATGGACGTCGAGGAGGTCGAGCCCGAGCAGGAACGCCGGCAGGTCGAGAGCCTGGCGGAGACGAAGGCCGCGCGCGACGACGAGGCGGTCGACGCCGCGCTCGCCGCACTGGAGGACGCGGCGGCGAGCGACGAGAACGTGATGCCGTACATCGTCGACGCCGTGAAGGCGTACGCGTCGGTCGGCGAGATCTGCGACGTGATGCGCGGCGTCTTCGGCGAATATCAACCCGGGAGCGCGCTTTGA
- the mce gene encoding methylmalonyl-CoA epimerase, which produces MHFDHAGIATTDANDLASLYVDLLNAERVHREEFDGMRVVFLDTGDGYLELLEPLTDEGAIARYLAERDGGIHHVAYATDDVEAALANARDIGVDLIDEEPRPGAWGHDVAFCHPKSTGGVLVEFVEH; this is translated from the coding sequence ATGCACTTCGACCACGCCGGCATCGCGACGACCGACGCGAACGACCTCGCCAGCCTCTACGTCGACCTCCTGAACGCCGAGCGCGTCCACCGCGAGGAGTTCGACGGGATGCGCGTCGTGTTCCTCGACACCGGCGACGGCTACCTCGAACTCCTCGAACCCCTCACCGACGAGGGCGCTATCGCGCGCTACCTCGCCGAGCGCGATGGCGGCATCCACCACGTCGCGTACGCGACCGACGACGTTGAAGCGGCGTTGGCGAATGCTCGCGACATCGGCGTCGACCTGATCGACGAGGAACCGCGACCGGGCGCGTGGGGGCACGACGTCGCCTTCTGTCACCCGAAGTCGACCGGCGGCGTGCTCGTCGAGTTCGTCGAGCACTAG
- a CDS encoding sensor domain-containing protein encodes MTERADATGWRGRSLAGVVAPVADPQTYRNVLYLFLAFPLGLGYYFLLVFGLVLGVALAVVVVGLLVLLGVVVGSRFLASFERSLANRLLGTEIADPDDVDRDASGVVETAKAYLRAGSTWGGLGFVALKFPVGVLSFVLLVSLLGTAIELLLLPVYPGGAFNVEVAGWVVARSFETTTERLLAVPAGAVLGVVAVNVLNAFADANASIASSLLGSNADACE; translated from the coding sequence ATGACTGAAAGGGCGGACGCTACTGGGTGGAGAGGGCGCTCGCTCGCGGGCGTCGTCGCCCCCGTTGCAGACCCGCAGACCTACCGGAACGTCCTGTACCTCTTCCTGGCGTTCCCGCTCGGGCTCGGCTACTATTTCCTGCTCGTGTTCGGGTTGGTACTCGGCGTCGCGCTCGCGGTGGTCGTCGTCGGCCTCCTCGTCCTGCTGGGGGTGGTCGTCGGCTCGCGGTTCCTCGCGTCGTTCGAGCGGTCGCTAGCGAATCGACTGCTCGGGACGGAGATCGCCGACCCCGACGACGTCGATCGCGATGCGAGCGGCGTCGTGGAGACCGCGAAGGCGTACCTCCGCGCCGGCTCTACCTGGGGCGGGCTCGGCTTCGTCGCGCTGAAGTTCCCCGTCGGAGTCCTCTCGTTCGTCCTCCTGGTCTCGCTCCTGGGGACGGCGATCGAACTCCTCCTGCTGCCCGTCTACCCGGGTGGTGCGTTCAACGTGGAGGTGGCCGGATGGGTGGTCGCCCGGAGCTTCGAGACGACCACCGAGCGGCTTCTCGCCGTCCCCGCCGGTGCCGTGCTCGGGGTCGTTGCCGTCAACGTCCTGAACGCGTTCGCCGACGCGAACGCGTCCATCGCGTCGTCGCTGCTGGGTTCGAACGCCGACGCCTGCGAGTAG
- a CDS encoding HD domain-containing protein — MGVEIKEGRVTDEEYAAMKQFVYDYLAASVENEEEGGRMRWYPWHSAEYRYNHILNVVDLAAKIADREGADVDVTRVAALFHDIAKLDADQDVHAEEGARVAREYLETHGEFPRSFVDEVCRSIERHSYQDDLSDLPMETQCLIEADILDKVGANGTALMLLRMGYEARTHMDSAEMVERVLDRGEDAVDRIESDTAESIAYQRLKRVKWFREWLEAEVAEMTVDDPDIDLH; from the coding sequence GTGGGCGTCGAGATAAAGGAGGGGCGCGTCACCGACGAGGAGTACGCGGCGATGAAGCAGTTCGTGTACGACTACCTCGCCGCGAGCGTCGAGAACGAAGAGGAAGGCGGGCGGATGCGCTGGTATCCCTGGCACTCCGCGGAGTACCGGTACAACCACATCCTGAACGTCGTCGACCTCGCGGCGAAGATCGCCGACCGCGAGGGCGCGGACGTGGACGTGACGCGCGTCGCCGCGCTCTTCCACGACATCGCGAAGCTCGACGCCGACCAGGACGTGCACGCCGAGGAGGGCGCGCGCGTCGCCCGCGAGTACCTCGAGACCCACGGGGAGTTCCCGCGGTCGTTCGTCGACGAGGTGTGTCGCTCCATCGAGCGCCACTCCTACCAGGACGACCTGTCGGACCTCCCGATGGAGACCCAGTGCCTGATCGAGGCGGACATCCTCGACAAGGTCGGCGCGAACGGGACCGCGCTCATGCTCCTCCGGATGGGGTACGAGGCGCGCACGCACATGGACAGCGCGGAGATGGTCGAGCGCGTCCTCGACCGCGGCGAGGACGCCGTCGACCGCATCGAGTCCGATACCGCGGAGTCGATCGCGTACCAGCGCCTGAAGCGCGTGAAGTGGTTCCGCGAGTGGCTGGAGGCCGAGGTCGCGGAGATGACCGTCGACGACCCCGACATCGACCTGCACTGA